The Lineus longissimus chromosome 2, tnLinLong1.2, whole genome shotgun sequence genome window below encodes:
- the LOC135483134 gene encoding anoctamin-8-like isoform X2, with translation MAKLVSYLRHLYYASLYKDQDEVDSGGIFGKKFASTSRFVVSSKVWMNTIPTHDCDVLLTFPAKTDDHTLMWLLARLRNRTPELEVHVRHHSNTGVYGFYLTATYDNLLKGAEELELKKSLKTEYGGGMKEFEYNDRDCYQHSDEEDVFLTSQERQIIVRHMLYNLRAITGDNLNGKIRFLEGQAIVPKLLTRKVISQVLPLHCSSDLTNLRKTWVQAFFQKQPLGKICEYFGVKIAMYFAYLGHYTLALMLPAIFGIFIWTFPSKDQEVEDIWFVVFALFNVFWATLYLEHWKRRSSELAYQWGTLDQGPELLVEPRPLFTGELKVNEVTGRQEFYYPPWKRHLFRYLVTFPVIAVCLLVVLISMLLVFQVDDWMLAKIKAGDLPKFCKFGPKILLALTIGILDDMYKKIAYWLNDSENYREDRSYENHLIIKLVCFQFVNSFLSLFYIAFYLGDMNRLKEQLAALLITRQVVGNFKEALLPYIIEKVKLFQLGYKMTANISPDTLDKEMMHMIGKKAKGNGDPSLTDDTNRATTPVPGGVEEISFPSLEKECSTEGATCPKKEENHTPTTQVPPEFGCLDVSYSGPQLTQAEVESAMKLYDDTFEDYLEMFIQFGYVILFSSAFPLAALCALLNNIIEIRSDAFKLCMTFQRPFGQRVENIGIWQDMLELMGVIAVIVNCALVGMSGQVHRLFPNMGPTETIVFIVVLEHIILAFKCSIAYAIPDIPYWVEQQMAKWEFGRREALKRFQSKSTKEKAQSLNHSSSNESCPSDTNKVKKS, from the exons ATGGCGAAGCTAGTGAGTTACCTGAGGCATCTTTATTATGCAAGCTTGTATAAGGACCAAGATGAAG ttgacAGCGGTGGTATTTTCGGTAAGAAGTTTGCAAGTACAAGCCGCTTCGTGGTTTCAAGTAAAGTATGGATGAACACAATCCCTACGCATGACTGTGACGTGCTTCTTACATTCCCCGCCAAAACAGACGACCACACTCTCATGTGGCTGCTGGCAAGGCTCAGGAACCGGACACCGGAACTAGAAGTGCATGTTCGTCACCACAGCAACACTGGCGTCTATGGTTTCTACCTTACTGCTACATATGACAA CTTACTCAAAGGTGCTGAAGAACTCGAGCTGAAGAAATCCCTCAAGACAGAATACGGCGGCGGAATGAAAGAGTTCGAATACAATGACAGGGATTGTTACCAACATTCGGATGAAGAGGACGTGTTCTTGACGAGTCAGGAGAGGCAGATTATTGTACGGCACATGTTGTATAATCTTCGGGCCATAACTGGTGATAACCTAAATGGCAAGATACGCTTCCTAGAAGGCCAGGCTATCG tgcCCAAACTTCTGACAAGGAAGGTGATATCTCAAGTCCTTCCATTGCACTGCAGTAGTGATCTGACGAACTTGAGGAAGACATGGGTGCAGGCTTTCTTCCAAAAACAACCACTTG GTAAAATCTGTGAATATTTCGGAGTAAAGATTGCCATGTATTTCGCTTATCTCGGTCATTACACCCTTGCCCTCATGCTACCAGCTATATTCGGTATCTTCATATGGACATTCCCTAGCAAGGATCAG GAAGTTGAAGACATCTGGTTCGTCGTCTTTGCATTGTTCAATGTTTTCTGGGCCACGCTGTATCTCGAACATTGGAAACGAAGAAGTAGTGAGTTAGCTTACCAATGGGGAACTCTGGATCAGGGCCCTGAACTCCTGGTAGAACCCCGGCCTCTCTTTACA ggAGAGTTGAAGGTCAACGAAGTGACCGGCCGCCAGGAGTTTTACTACCCTCCCTGGAAACGCCACCTATTTCGCTACCTGGTGACTTTCCCTGTGATAGCTGTTTGCCTATTGGTTGTGTTAATTAGTATGCTGCTAGTGTTCCAAGTGGACGATTGGATGTTGGCTAAAATAAAAGCGGGGGATTTGCCGAAATTTTGCAAGTTTGGCCCAAAGATTCTCCTGGCACTGACAATAGGTATCCTTGATGATATGTACAAGAAGATAGCGTACTGGCTCAACGATTCAG AAAACTACAGAGAAGATCGATCATACGAAAATCATCTCATCATTAAGTTAGTTTGT ttcCAATTCGTCAACTCATTCCTCTCCTTGTTTTATATTGCGTTTTATCTCGGAGATATGAATAGATTGAAAGAG CAACTTGCGGCCCTCCTCATTACGCGACAAGTTGTTGGTAACTTCAAGGAAGCGCTTTTGCCGTACATCATTGAGAAGGTGAAGCTATTCCAATTAGGCTACAAGATGACGGCAAACATTAGCCCAGACACATTAGATAAGGAAATGATGCACATGATAGGCAAGAAGGCGAAGG GCAATGGTGATCCTTCGCTAACAGATGACACCAACAGGGCAACCACCCCTGTCCCTGGCGGCGTGGAAGAGATCAGCTTTCCTTCATTAGAGAAGGAATGCAGCACGGAGGGAGCAACGTGTCCCAAGAAGGAAGAGAACCACACACCTACCACGCAAGTCCCGCCGGAGTTTGGCTGTCTTGATGTCTCATACAGTGGACCTCAGCTAACTCAAGCTGAGGTGGAATCGGCAATGAAGTTG TATGATGACACGTTTGAAGATTACTTAGAGATGTTCATCCAGTTTGGTTACGTTATCCTATTCTCATCTGCTTTCCCCCTTGCTGCGTTATGTGCCCTTCTCAACAATATCATCGAGATTAGAAGTGACGCGTTCAAGCTCTGTATGACATTCCAAAGACCTTTCGGCCAAAGGGTGGAAAATATCGGAATATGGCAG GATATGTTGGAGTTGATGGGAGTGATAGCTGTGATTGTGAACTGCGCTCTAGTAGGCATGTCTGGCCAGGTCCATCGACTCTTCCCGAACATGGGGCCAACAGAAACCATCGTCTTCATTGTAGTATTAGAG CACATCATCCTTGCCTTCAAGTGTAGCATAGCCTATGCCATTCCTGACATTCCTTACTGGGTCGAGCAGCAGATGGCTAAATGGGAGTTTGGTCGAAGGGAAGCATTGAAG CGCTTCCAATCAAAAAGTACGAAAGAAAAAGCCCAATCGTTGAACCATTCCAGCAGTAACGAGTCGTGTCCATCTGATACAAATAAGGTCAAGAAGTCATGA
- the LOC135483134 gene encoding anoctamin-8-like isoform X3: protein MGDTDGEESPDVRRRKPPVDSGGIFGKKFASTSRFVVSSKVWMNTIPTHDCDVLLTFPAKTDDHTLMWLLARLRNRTPELEVHVRHHSNTGVYGFYLTATYDNLLKGAEELELKKSLKTEYGGGMKEFEYNDRDCYQHSDEEDVFLTSQERQIIVRHMLYNLRAITGDNLNGKIRFLEGQAIVPKLLTRKVISQVLPLHCSSDLTNLRKTWVQAFFQKQPLGKICEYFGVKIAMYFAYLGHYTLALMLPAIFGIFIWTFPSKDQEVEDIWFVVFALFNVFWATLYLEHWKRRSSELAYQWGTLDQGPELLVEPRPLFTGELKVNEVTGRQEFYYPPWKRHLFRYLVTFPVIAVCLLVVLISMLLVFQVDDWMLAKIKAGDLPKFCKFGPKILLALTIGILDDMYKKIAYWLNDSENYREDRSYENHLIIKLVCFQFVNSFLSLFYIAFYLGDMNRLKEQLAALLITRQVVGNFKEALLPYIIEKVKLFQLGYKMTANISPDTLDKEMMHMIGKKAKGNGDPSLTDDTNRATTPVPGGVEEISFPSLEKECSTEGATCPKKEENHTPTTQVPPEFGCLDVSYSGPQLTQAEVESAMKLYDDTFEDYLEMFIQFGYVILFSSAFPLAALCALLNNIIEIRSDAFKLCMTFQRPFGQRVENIGIWQDMLELMGVIAVIVNCALVGMSGQVHRLFPNMGPTETIVFIVVLEHIILAFKCSIAYAIPDIPYWVEQQMAKWEFGRREALKRFQSKSTKEKAQSLNHSSSNESCPSDTNKVKKS from the exons ttgacAGCGGTGGTATTTTCGGTAAGAAGTTTGCAAGTACAAGCCGCTTCGTGGTTTCAAGTAAAGTATGGATGAACACAATCCCTACGCATGACTGTGACGTGCTTCTTACATTCCCCGCCAAAACAGACGACCACACTCTCATGTGGCTGCTGGCAAGGCTCAGGAACCGGACACCGGAACTAGAAGTGCATGTTCGTCACCACAGCAACACTGGCGTCTATGGTTTCTACCTTACTGCTACATATGACAA CTTACTCAAAGGTGCTGAAGAACTCGAGCTGAAGAAATCCCTCAAGACAGAATACGGCGGCGGAATGAAAGAGTTCGAATACAATGACAGGGATTGTTACCAACATTCGGATGAAGAGGACGTGTTCTTGACGAGTCAGGAGAGGCAGATTATTGTACGGCACATGTTGTATAATCTTCGGGCCATAACTGGTGATAACCTAAATGGCAAGATACGCTTCCTAGAAGGCCAGGCTATCG tgcCCAAACTTCTGACAAGGAAGGTGATATCTCAAGTCCTTCCATTGCACTGCAGTAGTGATCTGACGAACTTGAGGAAGACATGGGTGCAGGCTTTCTTCCAAAAACAACCACTTG GTAAAATCTGTGAATATTTCGGAGTAAAGATTGCCATGTATTTCGCTTATCTCGGTCATTACACCCTTGCCCTCATGCTACCAGCTATATTCGGTATCTTCATATGGACATTCCCTAGCAAGGATCAG GAAGTTGAAGACATCTGGTTCGTCGTCTTTGCATTGTTCAATGTTTTCTGGGCCACGCTGTATCTCGAACATTGGAAACGAAGAAGTAGTGAGTTAGCTTACCAATGGGGAACTCTGGATCAGGGCCCTGAACTCCTGGTAGAACCCCGGCCTCTCTTTACA ggAGAGTTGAAGGTCAACGAAGTGACCGGCCGCCAGGAGTTTTACTACCCTCCCTGGAAACGCCACCTATTTCGCTACCTGGTGACTTTCCCTGTGATAGCTGTTTGCCTATTGGTTGTGTTAATTAGTATGCTGCTAGTGTTCCAAGTGGACGATTGGATGTTGGCTAAAATAAAAGCGGGGGATTTGCCGAAATTTTGCAAGTTTGGCCCAAAGATTCTCCTGGCACTGACAATAGGTATCCTTGATGATATGTACAAGAAGATAGCGTACTGGCTCAACGATTCAG AAAACTACAGAGAAGATCGATCATACGAAAATCATCTCATCATTAAGTTAGTTTGT ttcCAATTCGTCAACTCATTCCTCTCCTTGTTTTATATTGCGTTTTATCTCGGAGATATGAATAGATTGAAAGAG CAACTTGCGGCCCTCCTCATTACGCGACAAGTTGTTGGTAACTTCAAGGAAGCGCTTTTGCCGTACATCATTGAGAAGGTGAAGCTATTCCAATTAGGCTACAAGATGACGGCAAACATTAGCCCAGACACATTAGATAAGGAAATGATGCACATGATAGGCAAGAAGGCGAAGG GCAATGGTGATCCTTCGCTAACAGATGACACCAACAGGGCAACCACCCCTGTCCCTGGCGGCGTGGAAGAGATCAGCTTTCCTTCATTAGAGAAGGAATGCAGCACGGAGGGAGCAACGTGTCCCAAGAAGGAAGAGAACCACACACCTACCACGCAAGTCCCGCCGGAGTTTGGCTGTCTTGATGTCTCATACAGTGGACCTCAGCTAACTCAAGCTGAGGTGGAATCGGCAATGAAGTTG TATGATGACACGTTTGAAGATTACTTAGAGATGTTCATCCAGTTTGGTTACGTTATCCTATTCTCATCTGCTTTCCCCCTTGCTGCGTTATGTGCCCTTCTCAACAATATCATCGAGATTAGAAGTGACGCGTTCAAGCTCTGTATGACATTCCAAAGACCTTTCGGCCAAAGGGTGGAAAATATCGGAATATGGCAG GATATGTTGGAGTTGATGGGAGTGATAGCTGTGATTGTGAACTGCGCTCTAGTAGGCATGTCTGGCCAGGTCCATCGACTCTTCCCGAACATGGGGCCAACAGAAACCATCGTCTTCATTGTAGTATTAGAG CACATCATCCTTGCCTTCAAGTGTAGCATAGCCTATGCCATTCCTGACATTCCTTACTGGGTCGAGCAGCAGATGGCTAAATGGGAGTTTGGTCGAAGGGAAGCATTGAAG CGCTTCCAATCAAAAAGTACGAAAGAAAAAGCCCAATCGTTGAACCATTCCAGCAGTAACGAGTCGTGTCCATCTGATACAAATAAGGTCAAGAAGTCATGA
- the LOC135483134 gene encoding anoctamin-8-like isoform X1 has protein sequence MGDTDGEESPDVRRRKPPVKTKLFEIFANSVDSGGIFGKKFASTSRFVVSSKVWMNTIPTHDCDVLLTFPAKTDDHTLMWLLARLRNRTPELEVHVRHHSNTGVYGFYLTATYDNLLKGAEELELKKSLKTEYGGGMKEFEYNDRDCYQHSDEEDVFLTSQERQIIVRHMLYNLRAITGDNLNGKIRFLEGQAIVPKLLTRKVISQVLPLHCSSDLTNLRKTWVQAFFQKQPLGKICEYFGVKIAMYFAYLGHYTLALMLPAIFGIFIWTFPSKDQEVEDIWFVVFALFNVFWATLYLEHWKRRSSELAYQWGTLDQGPELLVEPRPLFTGELKVNEVTGRQEFYYPPWKRHLFRYLVTFPVIAVCLLVVLISMLLVFQVDDWMLAKIKAGDLPKFCKFGPKILLALTIGILDDMYKKIAYWLNDSENYREDRSYENHLIIKLVCFQFVNSFLSLFYIAFYLGDMNRLKEQLAALLITRQVVGNFKEALLPYIIEKVKLFQLGYKMTANISPDTLDKEMMHMIGKKAKGNGDPSLTDDTNRATTPVPGGVEEISFPSLEKECSTEGATCPKKEENHTPTTQVPPEFGCLDVSYSGPQLTQAEVESAMKLYDDTFEDYLEMFIQFGYVILFSSAFPLAALCALLNNIIEIRSDAFKLCMTFQRPFGQRVENIGIWQDMLELMGVIAVIVNCALVGMSGQVHRLFPNMGPTETIVFIVVLEHIILAFKCSIAYAIPDIPYWVEQQMAKWEFGRREALKRFQSKSTKEKAQSLNHSSSNESCPSDTNKVKKS, from the exons ttgacAGCGGTGGTATTTTCGGTAAGAAGTTTGCAAGTACAAGCCGCTTCGTGGTTTCAAGTAAAGTATGGATGAACACAATCCCTACGCATGACTGTGACGTGCTTCTTACATTCCCCGCCAAAACAGACGACCACACTCTCATGTGGCTGCTGGCAAGGCTCAGGAACCGGACACCGGAACTAGAAGTGCATGTTCGTCACCACAGCAACACTGGCGTCTATGGTTTCTACCTTACTGCTACATATGACAA CTTACTCAAAGGTGCTGAAGAACTCGAGCTGAAGAAATCCCTCAAGACAGAATACGGCGGCGGAATGAAAGAGTTCGAATACAATGACAGGGATTGTTACCAACATTCGGATGAAGAGGACGTGTTCTTGACGAGTCAGGAGAGGCAGATTATTGTACGGCACATGTTGTATAATCTTCGGGCCATAACTGGTGATAACCTAAATGGCAAGATACGCTTCCTAGAAGGCCAGGCTATCG tgcCCAAACTTCTGACAAGGAAGGTGATATCTCAAGTCCTTCCATTGCACTGCAGTAGTGATCTGACGAACTTGAGGAAGACATGGGTGCAGGCTTTCTTCCAAAAACAACCACTTG GTAAAATCTGTGAATATTTCGGAGTAAAGATTGCCATGTATTTCGCTTATCTCGGTCATTACACCCTTGCCCTCATGCTACCAGCTATATTCGGTATCTTCATATGGACATTCCCTAGCAAGGATCAG GAAGTTGAAGACATCTGGTTCGTCGTCTTTGCATTGTTCAATGTTTTCTGGGCCACGCTGTATCTCGAACATTGGAAACGAAGAAGTAGTGAGTTAGCTTACCAATGGGGAACTCTGGATCAGGGCCCTGAACTCCTGGTAGAACCCCGGCCTCTCTTTACA ggAGAGTTGAAGGTCAACGAAGTGACCGGCCGCCAGGAGTTTTACTACCCTCCCTGGAAACGCCACCTATTTCGCTACCTGGTGACTTTCCCTGTGATAGCTGTTTGCCTATTGGTTGTGTTAATTAGTATGCTGCTAGTGTTCCAAGTGGACGATTGGATGTTGGCTAAAATAAAAGCGGGGGATTTGCCGAAATTTTGCAAGTTTGGCCCAAAGATTCTCCTGGCACTGACAATAGGTATCCTTGATGATATGTACAAGAAGATAGCGTACTGGCTCAACGATTCAG AAAACTACAGAGAAGATCGATCATACGAAAATCATCTCATCATTAAGTTAGTTTGT ttcCAATTCGTCAACTCATTCCTCTCCTTGTTTTATATTGCGTTTTATCTCGGAGATATGAATAGATTGAAAGAG CAACTTGCGGCCCTCCTCATTACGCGACAAGTTGTTGGTAACTTCAAGGAAGCGCTTTTGCCGTACATCATTGAGAAGGTGAAGCTATTCCAATTAGGCTACAAGATGACGGCAAACATTAGCCCAGACACATTAGATAAGGAAATGATGCACATGATAGGCAAGAAGGCGAAGG GCAATGGTGATCCTTCGCTAACAGATGACACCAACAGGGCAACCACCCCTGTCCCTGGCGGCGTGGAAGAGATCAGCTTTCCTTCATTAGAGAAGGAATGCAGCACGGAGGGAGCAACGTGTCCCAAGAAGGAAGAGAACCACACACCTACCACGCAAGTCCCGCCGGAGTTTGGCTGTCTTGATGTCTCATACAGTGGACCTCAGCTAACTCAAGCTGAGGTGGAATCGGCAATGAAGTTG TATGATGACACGTTTGAAGATTACTTAGAGATGTTCATCCAGTTTGGTTACGTTATCCTATTCTCATCTGCTTTCCCCCTTGCTGCGTTATGTGCCCTTCTCAACAATATCATCGAGATTAGAAGTGACGCGTTCAAGCTCTGTATGACATTCCAAAGACCTTTCGGCCAAAGGGTGGAAAATATCGGAATATGGCAG GATATGTTGGAGTTGATGGGAGTGATAGCTGTGATTGTGAACTGCGCTCTAGTAGGCATGTCTGGCCAGGTCCATCGACTCTTCCCGAACATGGGGCCAACAGAAACCATCGTCTTCATTGTAGTATTAGAG CACATCATCCTTGCCTTCAAGTGTAGCATAGCCTATGCCATTCCTGACATTCCTTACTGGGTCGAGCAGCAGATGGCTAAATGGGAGTTTGGTCGAAGGGAAGCATTGAAG CGCTTCCAATCAAAAAGTACGAAAGAAAAAGCCCAATCGTTGAACCATTCCAGCAGTAACGAGTCGTGTCCATCTGATACAAATAAGGTCAAGAAGTCATGA
- the LOC135483135 gene encoding malectin-B-like — MVLKINFEYKYFLVLICFLSILVRASGLGEVIWAVNCGGEAHTDIHGIHYQKDYLTVGIPSDYGKNLQIQRVVPQDQILYQTERYHTSTFGYDIPIDDDGDYALVLKFSEVWFTAMNQKVFDVVVNKQHTVVENIDIYGKVGRGAAHDEIIGISVKNGKVKVNGETSQFVNGKIPVEFIKGERDNPKINALYVVRGTPDDIPKLGPLPGMEKGPEIPEQEREEEEIDDDKDDKPKKKRKTSGPPIQDPYAADDTSSMMLPLFVAIGAFVPLVFCLCKL; from the exons ATGGTGctgaaaattaattttgaatacaAGTACTTTCTAGTGCTTATCTGctttttatcaattcttgtcCGTGCGAGCGGTCTGGGAGAGGTAATTTGGGCTGTAAATTGTGGTGGGGAAGCACACACAGACATCCATGGAATCCATTACCAAAAAGATTACTTGACTGTGGGCATTCCTTCTGATTATGGTAAAAATCTCCAGATCCAGCGAGTTGTTCCGCAGGACCAGATTTTATACCAAACCGAACGATATCACACTTCAACATTCGGCTACGACATTCCGATTGATGACGATGGAGATTATGCGCTCGTTCTGAAATTTAGCGAAGTGTGGTTTACTGCCATGAACCAAAAG GTATTTGATGTTGTCGTCAATAAACAGCACACTGTCgttgaaaatattgatatctATGGTAAAGTTGGTCGAGGAGCTGCCCATGATGAAATAATTGGAATCAGCGTCAAGAATGGAAAAGTTAAAGTAAATGGAGAGACATCCCAATTTGTCAATGGAAAAATACCGGTAGAATTTATTAAA GGAGAGAGAGATAATCCCAAAATTAATGCATTGTATGTTGTGAGAGGAACACCAGATG ATATCCCAAAATTAGGACCATTACCAGGAATGGAAAAAGGGCCGGAGATACCCGAACAGGAACGTGAAGAAGAGGAgattgatgatgataaagatgacaaACCAAAGAAAAAGCGGAAAACCTCGGGCCCACCGATTCAAGATCCTTACGCGGCTGACGATACATCTAGCATGATGTTACCACTTTTTGTAGCAATTGGCGCATTTGTTCCTTTAGTTTTCTGTCTTTGTAAATTATAA
- the LOC135483136 gene encoding TELO2-interacting protein 2-like produces the protein MADLTSAEEETELKDLLKMLKEEPGFLQCKNWPTEKALRTFRRLMSTAESCEKIKVVKQLTDIVQERDWDALFLSVEAKHWVIFILDLAEWTRVKQFKNREDQEYGKRDFEGAQERLLLFLRIIDTVLKKLHLFCTEKCVTSVCMTHEKERQVIDSYELMLKERTDYAEEIIKAAIVDIMLICFTSMEQTLWTKNDCVDCTKSVMKVLLEMTGCRFVKDILCGTTEYFECKLFPKGIYSQLLSRMQPHLTKELWKRNPATTEAFCQSLLHVQMPELGGYLDHIFPLVLLLIDDYMTTNKLMGLKCLEHLIKNTSSAELKWYGRVDVLYDALFQQLYSKETPVIEITLPCLLAVLKIAEVSPLKTDQPRVYGRYDKVFVQVLTNMEMENLLVLRQAYTKCLPSFLEAMGITVVRHSRRLLRVFESFLEQYDSQVETAQQNILKTMIVYIQETWPRISCHCEQILKCVLKFVYDISVDETMTCQDVKDGLLAEATKCLIILKRACSKEVMELLEPMKGDNFNVIFDGCVREILESQ, from the exons ATGGCCGACCTGACCAGTGCAGAGGAAGAAACGGAGTTGAAGGATCTGCTCAAAATGCTGAAAGAGGAACCAGGTTTTCTGCAATGCAAAAATTGGCCAACAGAAAAGGCGTTGAGAACTTTCAGGAGGTTGATGAGCACTGCAGAAAGTTGTGAAAAGATTAAAGTTGTGAAACAGTTGACTGATATTGTCCAGGAAAGGGATTGGGATGCTTTATTTCTCTCTGTGGAAGCCAAACATTGGGTGATTTTCATTTTAGATTTAGCGGAATGGACGCGGGTGAAGCAGTTCAAGAATAGGGAAGATCAGGAATACGGCAAGAGGGATTTCGAGGGTGCACAAGAAAGACTTTTACTGTTCTTGAGAATTATTGATACAGTACTTAAAAAGTTACACCTCTTCTGCACAGAAAAGTGTGTAACTTCAGTTTGTATGACCCATGAAAAAGAACGACAGGTGATTGATTCATATGAACTGATGCTAAAGGAAAGAACTGATTATGCCGAAGAGATTATAAAAGCTGCCATAGTTGATATCATGTTGATTTGTTTCACATCAATGGAACAAACTCTTTGGACAAAAAATGACTGTGTTGACTGTACAAAATCTGTCATGAAGGTTCTTCTGGAGATGACAGGGTGTCGGTTTGTAAAAGACATTCTGTGTGGAACGACTGAATACTTTGAATGTAAGCTGTTTCCTAAAGGCATATACAGTCAGTTGCTATCCAGAATGCAGCCGCACTTGACAAAGGAGCTTTGGAAAAGAAATCCTGCGACGACTGAAGCATTCTGTCAAAGTCTGCTTCATGTTCAAATGCCTGAACTTGGTGGATACCTTGATCATATTTTTCCTCTTGTCCTGCTCCTGATAGATGACTACATGACTACCAACAAGCTGATGGGTCTCAAATGTCTTGAACATCTTATCAAGAATACTAGTTCTGCTGAGCTGAAGTGGTATGGCCGTGTTGATGTCCTCTACGATGCACTTTTCCAACAGTTGTATTCCAAAGAAACTCCAGTGATTGAGATCACTTTGCCTTGTCTGTTGGCTGTTCTAAAGATCGCTGAAGTATCACCCTTAAAAACTGATCAACCAAGGGTGTATGGCAG GTATGACAAAGTCTTCGTTCAAGTTTTGACAAATATGGAGATGGAAAACCTGTTGGTCCTGAGACAAGCTTACACCAAGTGCTTACCAAGCTTTTTGGAGGCAATGGGAATAACTGTTGTGCGTCACAGTAGGCGATTGCTTCGGGTCTTTGAGAGTTTCTTGGAACAATACGACAGTCAAGTAGAAACTGCTCAACAGAACATTCTGAAAACGATGATAGTATACATTCAAGAGACTTGGCCTCGAATATCCTGTCACTGTGAACAAATTCTGAAATGTGTTTTGAAATTTGTGTATGACATATCGGTGGATGAGACAATGACCTGTCAAGATGTTAAAGATGGCCTCCTAGCAGAGGCAACTAAGTGTCTCATTATCTTGAAACGGGCTTGCAGCAAAGAAGTTATGGAGCTTCTTGAACCAATGAAAGGTGACAATTTCAATGTGATCTTTGATGGATGTGTCAGAGAAATTCTTGAGTCACAATGA